AGATGCTGGAGGTggacaccggcagcgacctGTCGTGTGTGCAGTGCAagccgggcgcgcgcggcgtcgtcgTGCTTCAGAAAGAAGGACCCGCTCTTCGACCCCTTCCCAGTCCTCGTCGTACGCCGCCGTGCTGTGCGGCGGGTCCGCGTGCTCGGGGCTGGGCATCTACGCGTCCGGGTGCTTGGCGGCGCAGACGCGCGCGCAGTGCGGGTACGTTGTCAGCTACGGCGACGGGCCCAACACAACGGGCGTGTACAGTACAGCTTCGACACGCTGACGCTGATGGCGACGGACGCGGTGGCGCGGTGCTCGGATTCCTCTTCGGGTGCGGCCACGCGCAGAGCGGTCTGTTCACCGGCATCGATGggctcctcggcctcggccgccTGCCGGTGTCGCTggtggggcaggcggcgggcgcgtACGGCGGGGCCTTCTCCTACTGCTTCCCGACgaagccgtccaccttggggtaCCTGACGCTGGGCGGCGGTGCGAATGCCGCGGCGCCGGGGGTTCGCGACGACGCAGCTGCAGCGCGTGACTCCACGGTGATCCGTCCCTGCTGCTCTGCTATACTGTATGGGTCTCAGTTCTTCAGGTCAAATATCTCCTGTCATCTTTCCTACTGCCTCTCGTTTCTCTTTTGCTATCTCTGATTTTCCCCAAATTGAGTTCATTCATGGTCTAGCACCAATTGCTGTACTTGGATTCACAAATAAGTTCTCTAATCACTAACCCCACAAACCCCTTTTCTTCCCCCAACATTTTAACGCTGTTCTGTTCTTGTTTGGTTTACGATGGTTCACTGAAATTTTAGCGCTGCATACTTGAAATTGATGTGTGGTACAGCTGATCTGATGTTGATAGACTCATTAGGGATCATCTAGGTGTGGATCTTCGGGTGATTTCGGTTTAGCATTGTATAAACTTGAGAATctagggagggagagagagagagagagagaggagtaaaCACCCATACCTTCGGGCTTGGCAGGAGAGGTAGAGTAGGAAAAAGTAACCGTGGGAGCAGCGATGCAGTACGGGCCGGTAGAGTCCAGAGGACGGCGACACGGCCGGCGGTGCTTCCCGTCACTGCAGCGTGCCCATGATCGGAGGGGCCTTCTAGGGTTGTTTGGTGGGTTAGTGGCGGTGGTCAAATTCGTGTGTTGTGCCTCGGCCCCGAcctttctccttttatagcgttgTGTGACAGGGGTCCGCCGACCAGTGGTGGGTTGAGCGTCCCCGATCAGGACGCGGTCAAGGGGTCCGACTCAATCGTTGGATTGATTCGGATGAGATCAATCCTAACAGATGTATGTATTTGTTTTTAATCAGTTACCATCTTATCACTACGTGTTAGCTAGCTCATACTCTGTGTGATGGCTCCTTAAAGAAATGGAGGATCATCTAATATACTTTGGAACAATGAATGAGTATTTGTCCCAATTGATTCCTTATCATGGAATCTGAGTATTGCTCTCTCTAATTGCCAGACTAATTTCTTTGATACGCTTTTACTATGTTTATAGTTAAAGTAGGAGAGAAAGAACTTAACTATGCATGTCTGAAATGCTGTATCTCTCTTGATTGATTTGCTTAACTGTCCGCTACTGGAGAACAGTAGCTGCTTTTTTATTCCAAAATCCAAACCACAGGCACATGTTTTTAAGGTTATCTTATTCATATCATGAACCTACATTAGTCATGAACCAAATGCATTATCCTATTTTTATTCTTAGTTGAACTCTGGTATTCTGAACCAGATGCTTCAGGAGTCATAAGGGACCTTTTTGTTCCTGAACTTAAAAGGAAATGGAGCTACAGGTCTTGCTATCTCATTACTTGGTGTTATGGTGATGCCGTAAGCTTCTTGATTATATTTTTGTTCCCATCCATTTGATTTTGAACACAAAACTATTTTTCCATTTATCTTTCATATAAATTGTAGGCATAATCTTTTTCTGTACTCAGCATTAGTGGTATCAAGAAAAATGCAGGTCCATTCATGGGATTAAATTAACCTCTAAACCCTTCTTTCAGCTATTATTGATATGACATCCCATATGTGCCAAATTCCTCCAACCCTGCTGCTATTGTGCCACACTAGAGTTGAGTCGGTCCGATTTGTTGAGAAGATATCTAATGCTAATTTCAAGTATGAAAACGCAAAAGCCTTAATATGAAATTTGCTCCCAACAGTTCAGTTTCTTGCATGAGGCATGTAGTTTCTCTGaaattgaaagtgcatttgctCTTATGGTACCTTTCCTCGTCAACATATCTATCATATCAGTTAGTGGTGTTGTATGTGGTTTAGGTAGTTTTTGAACGCTGAAGATCAGGCAAACTTGATCTGAACCAGGCTTCATTTTTATTAAAATTGGTAAATTTTGTCTTCATATTGTTGTACAGCACTTATTAGATGGATTGTTTTGAGCTTTGCCTCATTTGACTAATAGGAAAGCAGAAACTATAAACACCAACTCCTCATGGACAAAAACATTTCTGATGCACCAACTAGGTAGATATGCATCAGTTGTCAGATGTTTTCTGTCAAGTCTAATTTCTTTTGTATACGGGTTTCTGGAACATTATCTCTTTTCTTGTGCTAGTCCTCGCTGAGTTACACAGTTTTCTACCACCGGCTATTTAACCTAGTCTAACCCACTCATATCTAGCAGTATGGCACTAAAGCCTGTGCTGCTGCTAGCACTGCTAGCACGCACGCACACCACTTTTGGCCCAAGTGGCCCGGCCCATGGGCTGTTACACCTGATTCATATCTTAGCCGTTTGTATTCAATTTTACCCAGTTGATCTTGCATGTTGACGATTTTTATTGAGGTAATTCTTGATCCCCATGTTTCCCAAATACCTAAACCATGAATGACTGCACACTCTAATTATCCTTATAGAAGAAGgatcctgattttttttttcttatgatgTCAGTGACCActtaatctgaatcttcggcATTAGCAAACAATATTCATATTCATCAGTTAATGGATGCTATTAGATATTGCAGTCAGAATGGAGTCTATCACAAGGAACTCCAGGTACTCGCTGGCTTATCCTCTCATCTTTTGGCACTTTTCACCTTCGGATTTAAGctgctgtctttttttttttgctttatgTTTTTAGAGGATAGCAATTTGTAGCACATGGTAAATTGCTCGCCTTTTCTACTACTGAGAAAATTTACCAAATACTTCTATCTATGCCTACAAGTATGCAATCAGTGCATCAGGTACTTATGATGGAGGGATGTCAGTgtgcctatttttttttattatgcgTTGTTCGTGTTCGGCAATTTATGTGTCATCTATCCAAGAACAAACATTTGTTGGACAATTCGCGTTTACAAAACAATGGGTTTGGAAGTTCAGTTTACTAGGATAAGAGATTATAGAGTGGGTGATGGGGCTTAACAGTTAGAATGTGCCTTCACCCTGTTAGCCCCAGTACAGGTTAGCAGATTCAATAAACCCTCAAGAATATCATTCTTGAGGGTTTATTCCATAGCAGTGGATTTTGTCAACTAGAGCCCTGCTGTTGGAGCATCAGTACATAAAGAGTCTATTCTGTATTTATTGTGTTTAACTTTCGAAATGCTTACCTGTAGGTAGTTCGGGAATTCGGATCATTCAACAACTACTATTGGAGCtttgtgaaccacaagcccATCACAAACTGTTTCTTCTATGCTCGCCAAATATCTACAAAGACTCCGAAAGTTGAAGCTATAAGCAAGGACCTGATGCGCTGAGGGTTCCAGTGTGTTGGCCCCACAACAATCTACTCCTTCTGCCCTTCATGCAGGTTGGGATCGTTTACAACCATTTATGATATGATGTTGCTTCAGGTTATTTTAAGGCCTACAGCCAACATCCCAACACAGGCCCAATGAAAAATAATGGAGAACTAACAGAACCAGCATAGCCCGATAGAAGGTTGAGCGGTCTTCTGAAGATTCAAATAGCATGTAGACGCCGGAGGTGTAACTTGCTGAAGTCAGCCTGAATTATTGTTTTTATATGTGATAGTCATGGCAGTTTGACAGTGCATCAGGATGCTATTGAGATTGGGCGGCtttgtggtgtggtgtggtgtgcttTCTGCTTTCTCACATGTATAATATTGGTATTGCAGAATGCAGTTTGATGTAAACCGACTCCTGTtgcgtttttttttcaaaatgtacGCTGCCTGGTGTGTATGTACAAATGATCATGCAGTATACAATGTTCTAGCAGTTCGCCGTTTCATGGCTGACCTTGCATCTGATTAGTGATTACCTATCGCAAGTTTCTTTATAACAAATTGTGTGCACCGAATTTCCCAATTGTGTGCACCTAATTGAGGAAACATGATGATAAAAATACAATCCCGGCAGGAAAAAATTACATTACAAACTAGACCGGGAAAATGGCTCTAGTAGTAATACTGTGCTAAGGAAGGAAGCTCTCTTTTCTTTGTAGTTAGTAGTCCTCTTTACATATACATTCAACGGAATATTTCAACATCCACAGCCAAACTAACTCCCCAGCTCATCTACCTCCCTGGTACTAACAAAACTCAACGAATTTCCAGTCAATCTTGCTATATGGTGACTACCCTAGAGGTTACAAAGTGTACAAAATGCCTGCCTGCACCAATTTGTGTGGTATACTATCCGTATGTATGCTAAACCTATATCAACCCATCTTGCTGACACATGCAATCGGGCATCGGGAAGGTGTATATGGAATCGTTAGGTTTCCTGAATGCAATGCTCCTTACGCCGCTGTGCTGCAGTATTTCCTGCATGTTCTGCTTAAAGCGATCCCATCTGAAATTGCACGAGGGAAATTAAAACAACTCATCTTAATAATATAGTACTAAACAAAATTATGCCAGAATTAAAATTTAGGTGTGCTACAAAATTGTGGACTGGACCAATATATTCAGAAATGTAAAACCTAGGAAAGGCTTCTGgtgtaaaaaaaattcagggATTAGTTCAATGGGCTGTTGGGAAGGCATACTAATTAAAGAAGTTGATTAGGTAAAAACCAGAACAACAGCAAGAACGGACCACTTTTTGGTCAAAACATAGTCTTCAACAATTGTTTTATCAAAGAATTATCATCTAGATGGCCAAAGTTGAAAACCGAATTGCTGTGATCTGACAGCTACTGGCAGCCAGTGATGAGCTAACCACTTATAATTATGGATTTAGTGAATGATTGATAGTTACTGATCGAAATGTATGGTGAGTGCTCCAAACAACTGACCTGATATTGGGATCGTCAAATGATAAAACTAGCTTCCGTTTGTCAGGTTTTATTGTCTTTGAATTCCCTCTAAACAGGTAACGCCTGTGCCCCATCAGAAAGTGAGGGAAGTTTCCTCCTTGAGTTGTCACAAACACTTCACTCTGAACGCAAACAGTGTAATCTAACGCTGCTAGACGAGATGAGTGTCCCTGCAGAGAATAGGTTGGTGAGCGGGGTCCCAATCTAACTTCTGTTCTCAACCAAGACAGATACTTCAGACTAACATATTGTTCCAAATTTGTATGTGGTAAAGGTGAAcagaagcatgcatgcatactcGTTCAGTGTTAAAAATAACTCCATCTCttctttaatgaaatgatatgcagctctccaGTGTATTCAAGTAAACAAACAGAGTGCTGGCGCAAGTAATACCTTGAACTGAGCAAGCTCTTCAGGTAAAGCAAGAGAATCCTTTGTCGCTAAAAGAGGGAACATCTGGCCAAGCGGAGCCATGTATTTTTCAGAATTGTATATTTTACCAGAAGCAACGTACAGGGAGGTGGTATTGTCAAATCCCATGCCTCGTAGCATCATACCAACCTGCAAGAATCCATTCAGTGAGGACATCATCTCCAGTAAACCCTTTTAAATGATTTTAGAAGGCAACTTAGTAATAAACTGAAGCTTAACCGACTAAACTGACTTGGTAACGGAATACAGAAAAGCAGGAAAAAAAAGTGATAAACCAAGCCTATAGCAATTTTTAGGACACTTTGAAATACTGACTACATGATTCAGCACACAAATGCAACTGTCTGTCCAACATAAAATGCTGCACTCCCATCAGATGATCCACATACAGCAGCGTAGATATAGAAAGTGTTTACAGTGGACAATACAAGgagacaaaaacaaaaaaggaggTCTAACCTCTAGAGGAGTAAGAGGACATTTTCCATCCCTTCTATTTGCCTCTGGATTTATCACTTGACCATGTCGACGAAACTTGCCTCTCCAGCTCCTTTCACGAGCATTGTCCATTTCAGTTTTCTCCTTCAAGCCACCGTCATATGTACAGCACGAAAAGGCTACCATATCCTAAAAGTACACAGTATCAGTAGGATGGAAGAAAATACCGTATTGCGAACATGTACGAGAGAATTAATAACCTCTTCAAAGCGAAGATGCACCGAAACATAGTTCCCACCAGTCAAAGAACTCTTTTTCATCATTCGGCCAACCAAATCCTCTGCAAGATTTCTTATTGGTTCAGCAAACCTCAGTGCGTGGTAGTTTACCAAACACCTCAAGGCCTGGATGTTCGATGGAACTGACTGGGCTAATCTATTTGAGAATGGGGCTATGCGCACAACCCTGCACAGAACAGACAATAAAATGAAACATGCGCCTTGGCTTTGTCCCAGTTAAATCAAGCTCTCCTTCATTCCAGGTGGAGTGGGGGGGATGTATTCCTTACCCTAACTCCAGCAGTTTTGGAAGCACCTTTTGCACATAGTGGTTCGGTGATGAGTAGGCTTTAGTTCTCATATTTGGTATGCTGCTGATATTATGATTGAAGCGCAGCAAAACATCTTCAGGAAGTTTCTTCACAACTCTTACATGTTCTCTGAGTGTCTCAATGAAATGATCTTCGTCAAATATATCACCAAATTTGCTGGAAGAAATACACCAGGTCAGATTCTATATCCTCATGAAACTGCTTACCAAGAGGTACAGAAGTAATACCAATGATCATTCTCAAATCAAAATGTTAAAGTTTGCAGTTTATGTTGTATGTTAACAACCTTTCACACTCTTAAACTAGTATTTCCCAACAAAATTATAGGAAGTCACAAATAAAAAGGGCATTTTATATGTAAGGAAACAATGTGATAATCAGACAAATAGTTACCTCGCATCACGCCAAACGCTATTCAGATGAAATGTTGGGATCACAAGAATTGCATTAAGCAAGCTGGCCACAGCAACAGCATCACAGATCTGCATTGCAAAATCTGAGTTAATTATTATGCAACTTAGGGTGAAGACTCCAAGAACTTCAGAAATATAATAGATTAGCATCACAGCTAATGGGTACGGATCACAGCAGGATTTTAAGAAATGGAGAGAAGAAATATATTGACAACAGGACATATAAGCATTAATGTGATAACCAAGATGGTACTTcagactgtttttttttcctagatAGCAGGACCTTTTCTACATAAGAATATCTAAAACCACTGATTTGCCACATTTATGTCAAAAACTTAATTGAACTATCCAACTCCATATATAAAAGGAAGGAGTGACTTCTTTTTCTGGAAGAAACTCTACGCTGTTGCCAATTCCCTCATTTTCATAATAAAACTATTGAAGAAAGCCAACGCAGTTAAGTAAAATGTGACACTAACATGACTGTCAAAAATCACTCATTGGTGCACCCTGATGTCCATAATCACTCATATATAGAAGCAAGGTGGTAGTAACTTTCTTTTTATGGAAAAAATTCTAGGCTGTTGCCAATTCACTCATTTTTCATAATACAACTATTAAAGAATGCCAGCACAGTTGAATAAAGTGCGTCCAAAACCACTTATTGGTGCATCAAAGATTTACAAGGCACTGGACTTTCATTTAAGGCAATGGCAATGGTATATCTTACTCAGAACAATGAGCACACATCTATTCAAAAAGTAATAATCCTGGTACTTACAGAAAGTCGTTGTTGATTCAGACCACCATTTGCTTCAATCATGAGATAGCCATTTGAGGGCGGCAACTCTGCAAAGAACCAAAATGTGATGTAGACTATCAGTGTTGACTTAAAGGTCATCCAGTTTCCTCATGATTATGTGGCCCAAGAATTCCATAAGGTATATCATTTCAATTGGGTACATATGATGTACGAAATCATAGCAAAGATTTTCAAAATGGAACCTGATCGAATCAGCCTGCTGTTGACACAAGGCATCCATGGCTCCCCAGAATTTTGATATTGTGATGTCATTAACTGCACAATACCAACATAAAAGTGTTATATAACATGAATTTGATAAGAGCAAACGTGTCTAAAGATGGGCACAGATTGGTTCCGACAAGAGGAAAAAATAGGCAAAATAGCAAGTTATTCTACATGTACAGACGTTACAGGGAAGTCCACATTGTCCATTCCCTACCAATAGGGGTTCATTTTTGGCACATTCCCAGATTGATTTAACAGTTAAATTTGAATGAAGATAACCAATTGCATCCAAAATTGAAGCTCTCAAGAGGCACAGTATTGTGATCTAAAGATTATTTCTTCCTTTGGAATCTTAGGAGGCTTAAACTACAAACATTCTGTTCCTTGTTTAGCAAAGCATACAGCTATGCAACAGGTTGTTACTCAGAGTACATCTAGTTCAtaagcaaagaagaaaaaaagacatGATATACTAGTAAATAAATGCTCAGTAGAATCGATCACTCAGAACCGaaggtgaagtaaacaaggcgaAGCCCAAGAAACCAAGAACCATCCTGTATTTATTTCGGCCCTGAACTCACAACAAGAACACCACCTGACgaaacaagaaaaacaatgcGCATCCCTCCCGTTATTATTTTCCGAGCAGGAACATGTAAAGGACGCCGAAATTCGCGGAATAGTTGGACTAATCCTTGCAGCAAAACCCAGGAAGAGACGGAGCAAAGAAGCACGCGAGAACTGAAGCTTCGCCCCCCCCACAAGAAAAGCCAGCGAGCACCGATGATACCCGTAGCAAAGAAGAAACAGGGGTGGTCGCTACTCGCTAGATAGGAAGGGGAGCAGCGCCCTCACCATGCTGCGGCGCCacgaggccgaggaggagagggaggaggcggacgcGACGAGCGTGGCGTCGTCGCGCATGGACGGCCAGAGCCGCTCGAAGACGAGGTGGCTGCGGTACACCGACCCGGGCtgtggcggcgagggcggcggggccgcgtGGCGCCGCGGCCGCTGGAGCGGGGAGGATGAGGCCACCTCGACGCCCGGACCCCCGCCGGAGAGCCTCCCGGCGAGCAGGAACATGAGCGTCCCCGCGGCGTaggcgagggcgaggagcagGACGACCACGCCGCGCCTCcgcggtccgccgccgccgcgggcgcccgggcggcgccacgcggcggcgggcttGCGCATTGACGCCGCGAGAGACATGGGGGCGGGGGAccctcagcggcggcgcgtggggatCATGTGAGCTCCGCTCGCTCAGCTGGGGTGGGGGGAGGTTGGGCGGAAACGGGCGCAGGGATTAATGGAGCTGCAGGGGATGGTGAggcgagaggagggagggagaagcagATTGGAAGGATGGAAACCGAAAAGGGAAGAAACGCGGAAGGAAAACGTGTGCGCAGGAATTAGTAGTGTGTAACCGCCGGAATCAGCGTGGCCAAATGGCGGTGCGCGTACGTGGCGTCGTGCGACGACCTCGGATTGCCTTGTGCGGCACTAGCCTGATTGCTTGCGCCCTCGCTGCGTGTAGCCTACTTTGGTGCTTCATCTTGACTATAGAATCTACACTTCAGTTTCATATTATATTATGTTCTGCTACCGACGTAACTAGGAATAACATATCGTGGATTTGAAATGAATAACATATCGTGGatttgaaaagaaaattatCTGAATAGAAACGTTGGGTGAAACATATCCTACCATTGTATTGCAAATCTAGCTCTCTCACGCTTAGCGACGTGGAGCAAGCGACCGTTAACTATGTTGACGTCACATGTTTTGCTATTGTCTATTAGAGTACTTGTAGTGTTCCGATCGAGTCGTTGGAATAATAGACATGTAACCTAATACAACTCCAGTTcaacatttctttctttctatatGCTGCTAGGTAACAAAGTTTAGACTTCCGTACTACTCATAAACCATAACCCTAAATACAGATCAGATGGTTTCGTGGAAAGTTCATAGCTAACTATCCAACTATTTTGAAATTCGTGGCTCctgtcttttattttggtggCAACTTAAACGAAATAGCCTTTTTTAGCGATACATGAATAAAATAGCCTTTTCCGGTTGCGGTTGAACGCTCTCACGAAAATATGACATCCGACAAGAACCTTGAAAACAAGCGTGCACCTGAAGATCGCAGGCACAGAGAATCCAAGGATTCGACGGAGCTCCCTTGTGGGTGATGCAAACTTTCAACGGTCCTCGGATGGGGGCGTGGACCTGGGACTGTGAGGGCAGGCTTTGGTTGGTGTTTAGCGCGCAAACCGTCAAATCAAAACCAGCTGCTAGTACTCTCTCTCTCCGTGGAAGCCACTGCCAAGATCTTCTGGCTCTGCCTGTTGCTGTCTCCTCATCAAACTAGTGGTGTTATTGATCTGACACTGAGGTCCTGTTTAGTTGACCGATTTCTTTATAAAATTACTATACAGtatactgtagcatttcgttgtagcatttcgtttgtatttataaattattgtttaaatattgactaattaggctcaaaagattcgtctcgcaaagtacaaccaaattgtgcaattagtttttaatttcgtctacattcagtactccatacatgtaccgcaagtttgatgtgatggaaaatCTTCTTTTTATACAGTATTAAAGTTAGGATTTCGAGGTGCGTAAAAAAATACGCAGTACCAACACCTGATGGTAGTTCGCAGCGCACACCTGGATGGGGTGGCTCCAGTGGTTTAGCCTTTAGGACTAGGCATATTTGCTGATTACTGAAACAATATTTCGTCCAAGAAATTCTCTTGGCTCTAGtggtggatggagacggcgCATGGATTTTCTTGAGAATTACGAGGGTATTTGATAGTAGGTGCTAAAAtaatgtcacatcggatattcggatgctaattaggactaaacatgagctaattataaaactaattgtagaactctgtgctaattcgcgagacgaatctattaagcctaattaatccgtcattagcaaatggttactgtagcaccacattatcaaatcatgaactaattaggtttaatagattcgtctcgtgaattagactctatctgtgcaattaattttataattagactatatttaatactcctaattagcatcaaacatccgatgtgacagatgctaaacTCTACTGGTTTTTTTGCATACGGAGTAGTAGTAAAATATGTTTTCTGGTttggagggttttcttttttgatAATTTGGTTTGGAGTCTTGGGGAGATAACTGCGTCATGGATATGTCTCGAGTTCCCAAAGGAGAAGAGGGTTTCTTGCACGCTGTGCAAGCATTTATGCGGCCTAAATCACCGTGCATTGTCCTCTTGGGTGAGGTGCCGACCGTTGGCTCGGCAAGCCAAGCCAAAGCCACTGTTCTGTCCCTGGCCGCTGCTGCGCTTCTGCCCAAAAGCCGGGAAGGCCAGAGCTGAACAGAGACGAGGTCGTCAGCATGTGGCTCCCTCGTGCCATGGACTTCGTGCTCAAAACGAAACGAAACGAAAACCTGTTCGCGGCTCATCGTCTCGTTTCCGCTACACCATCCTTGAGCTGCCAGTTGCTTTGGAGTGCAAAAGGGACTTGATCATCAGCTGCAGCACAAGCACCGTCTCTGGATGCACGCACGTGACATTCCTTCCGGTGGTAGTTTCTGTTTCAGTGTGTTATGCACGCGTATGTGATGTGCCCAACATGATTGCACCAAAAACTTCCCAGCCAACCTACAGATATTTCGACGGCTCCCGTATAATTTTCACCGACAGGTGACAGAAAAAAGCTAAGGCGAAAATTAAGTAATTAACCAAGGCAGATGAAAAATGCGTATCACAGCGGCTTTCCAGGACAAACAAACCAATCTTGAAGACCAACAGAAAAGATTCTCAACAAGTGCAGTTGGGACTTGCAATTGACCTAGATTCCATTGTGCTTTCTAAGGCCTGCCTGCTCGCTGCACAAGACAATAGCAAAGGCCCCCCTGCAGGCCGGATCACCTAGTGACGTTTGGttttctttgcttatttttagcacatgtc
This portion of the Setaria viridis chromosome 7, Setaria_viridis_v4.0, whole genome shotgun sequence genome encodes:
- the LOC117865931 gene encoding O-fucosyltransferase 10, with amino-acid sequence MSLAASMRKPAAAWRRPGARGGGGPRRRGVVVLLLALAYAAGTLMFLLAGRLSGGGPGVEVASSSPLQRPRRHAAPPPSPPQPGSVYRSHLVFERLWPSMRDDATLVASASSLSSSASWRRSMLMTSQYQNSGEPWMPCVNSRLIRSELPPSNGYLMIEANGGLNQQRLSICDAVAVASLLNAILVIPTFHLNSVWRDASKFGDIFDEDHFIETLREHVRVVKKLPEDVLLRFNHNISSIPNMRTKAYSSPNHYVQKVLPKLLELGVVRIAPFSNRLAQSVPSNIQALRCLVNYHALRFAEPIRNLAEDLVGRMMKKSSLTGGNYVSVHLRFEEDMVAFSCCTYDGGLKEKTEMDNARERSWRGKFRRHGQVINPEANRRDGKCPLTPLEVGMMLRGMGFDNTTSLYVASGKIYNSEKYMAPLGQMFPLLATKDSLALPEELAQFKGHSSRLAALDYTVCVQSEVFVTTQGGNFPHFLMGHRRYLFRGNSKTIKPDKRKLVLSFDDPNIRWDRFKQNMQEILQHSGVRSIAFRKPNDSIYTFPMPDCMCQQDGLI